In Natronococcus occultus SP4, the following proteins share a genomic window:
- a CDS encoding amidase: MSELSTEEVRKLADQFGISVSDHELSNIRDQVNSNLEGLAEVKSFVERESEETVGERTWKTATDNSHNSIITRCEVPPTADHNGLLEDLSVSVKDNISVAGIPMEAGSAALQGYIPQTDATVIKRVRRAGASITAKTNLDEFGAGARAISNNGQMTHPDDPERIPGGSSGGSAITVSTGEVDVSLAADTGGSGRMPAAHCGIIGLKPTYGLVPTSGIIENSYTLDHVATMAKTVEECAALLEAIAGRDPDDAASMVAAAKPEYQVGGYVEALNNAVSLEDTTIGVIKEGLGHGTAEQEVMSGIVHQTEAAIDRLSDNGAEISRISIKDFELSGPIKYALSYAELAAHWRDAAADYRRLGNVDPSYQQAFAARSQAFGQQVNWYYRARLLAGAHLVNNEHGGLYMYAQKAREQLCDQFEAALKEVDVFLLPTLPIIAPRLSEATDPGYNYARNTHPANVTKLPAITVPNGRVQGVPVGMQLMGSAFSEKQLLSISKRVLDVIR, from the coding sequence ATGAGTGAGTTATCTACCGAAGAGGTACGAAAGCTTGCGGATCAGTTCGGAATCAGTGTATCGGATCACGAACTGAGCAATATTCGAGACCAAGTGAACAGTAATTTAGAGGGATTAGCGGAAGTCAAATCGTTTGTTGAGAGGGAAAGTGAGGAAACGGTTGGTGAACGAACATGGAAAACCGCCACCGATAATTCGCATAATAGCATTATTACGCGGTGTGAGGTCCCTCCAACTGCTGATCACAATGGCTTGCTTGAGGACCTCTCCGTTAGCGTAAAGGACAACATCTCCGTCGCGGGGATCCCAATGGAAGCTGGGTCGGCGGCGTTGCAGGGATATATTCCCCAGACTGATGCAACTGTTATCAAACGTGTACGACGAGCAGGTGCATCGATAACGGCCAAAACGAACCTTGATGAGTTTGGTGCTGGCGCACGAGCCATATCGAACAACGGGCAAATGACACATCCTGATGACCCAGAGCGAATTCCAGGCGGATCGTCTGGTGGGAGCGCAATTACCGTCTCCACTGGCGAGGTTGACGTCTCACTGGCCGCCGATACCGGTGGTTCTGGTCGAATGCCAGCTGCACACTGTGGAATAATTGGATTAAAACCCACGTACGGGCTCGTTCCGACTTCGGGCATTATCGAAAACTCATACACCCTCGACCATGTTGCAACGATGGCAAAGACGGTTGAAGAGTGCGCCGCCCTGCTTGAGGCGATAGCCGGCCGGGATCCAGATGACGCTGCAAGCATGGTGGCCGCAGCGAAACCAGAGTATCAAGTAGGCGGGTACGTAGAGGCATTAAATAACGCAGTATCGTTAGAGGACACGACAATCGGTGTAATTAAGGAAGGACTTGGTCATGGTACAGCAGAACAGGAGGTAATGTCCGGAATCGTCCATCAGACAGAAGCTGCAATCGACCGGCTAAGCGATAATGGAGCCGAGATTAGTCGTATTTCCATAAAAGATTTTGAATTATCCGGTCCAATTAAATACGCTCTCAGTTATGCGGAACTTGCTGCACACTGGCGTGACGCAGCTGCAGACTATCGGCGTTTAGGCAACGTTGATCCGTCCTATCAGCAGGCCTTTGCTGCTCGATCTCAAGCATTCGGACAGCAAGTGAATTGGTATTATCGCGCCCGGTTATTAGCTGGTGCACATCTTGTCAATAATGAACACGGGGGTCTGTATATGTACGCTCAGAAAGCACGAGAGCAATTGTGTGACCAGTTTGAAGCGGCGCTCAAAGAGGTTGACGTGTTTCTCCTGCCGACGTTACCGATAATTGCCCCACGCCTCTCCGAGGCAACCGATCCCGGGTATAATTACGCTCGAAACACTCATCCGGCGAACGTAACGAAACTTCCGGCGATCACGGTACCAAACGGACGAGTACAGGGCGTTCCCGTCGGAATGCAGCTCATGGGAAGCGCGTTCAGCGAAAAGCAGTTGCTCAGCATATCGAAACGCGTTCTCGACGTGATCCGCTAG
- a CDS encoding IS6 family transposase has product MLANLLSESYDADLEESWENERTATPVRAFAVRLHQTGCSLRETTTILAELGVERSHGAVWNWVHRLADSGCDPPEAQPKRVAIDETAVKINGEWSWLYAAIDTETKLILDVALFGRHGTDPAAAFLHRLNEKYDLSDTVFLVDQFGYRTALARLGLSGRVNYTERNLIEKWFHTLKVRIDRFHNSWVGSRASAYEWFEQFMHYYNRQRPHQALDGKTPIEEVQN; this is encoded by the coding sequence ATGCTCGCAAACCTGCTCAGCGAGAGCTACGACGCGGATTTAGAAGAATCTTGGGAGAACGAGCGGACGGCGACGCCCGTCAGGGCGTTCGCCGTCCGCCTTCATCAGACCGGTTGTTCACTTCGGGAGACAACAACGATTCTCGCTGAATTAGGCGTTGAACGCTCTCACGGAGCGGTCTGGAACTGGGTACATCGGCTGGCTGACAGCGGGTGCGACCCGCCTGAGGCGCAGCCGAAGCGGGTCGCGATTGACGAGACCGCTGTCAAGATCAATGGCGAGTGGTCTTGGCTGTACGCTGCAATAGACACCGAAACGAAGCTGATTCTCGATGTCGCGTTGTTTGGTCGGCACGGAACCGATCCGGCAGCTGCGTTTCTGCATCGACTTAACGAGAAATACGATCTCTCCGACACCGTATTTCTCGTCGATCAATTCGGCTATCGGACTGCCCTTGCTCGATTAGGGTTAAGCGGTCGGGTCAACTATACCGAGCGAAACCTCATCGAAAAGTGGTTTCACACCCTCAAAGTGCGCATCGACCGCTTCCATAACTCGTGGGTGGGCAGTCGGGCGAGTGCATACGAATGGTTTGAACAATTCATGCACTACTACAACCGCCAGAGACCGCACCAAGCTCTCGACGGAAAGACGCCGATCGAGGAGGTGCAGAACTAG
- a CDS encoding WD40 repeat domain-containing protein, protein MEIADSIPGMKPNKTGRNVAVGSGYLILGLFALVFFPIVLGIIVGTNWRGTANKLTALPGIAAGGGVKAGAVAGVYGLVIWGLLMAGGGGEETQSSADSAEASGEESGDYTVVVTVVDENSDPIENADVEFVHDDAIIFDTRDDQQTNEDGQATFETEGGSITVNAESDGYESGSTDVTIESDDEVTITLESEPTEADDSSDDDSSSGIEQRASETYSTSGLVTGLSPDGETVLFGFGDGNVMVYDEQRDGDVINLGADRSVSHLQVSEDGTTGTVGWMDADMYGSLDLTEDDGPALQHPELWDLDATADGTTIASVSSPITGPGTVAASANGEIQWETDLSESVGQTVAITDEGDYVAVGAGRYSGDDIERYGSAGVKLYDSTGAEQWTHETDEDVISVNIDSERELVVAGTDDGKTIVLDLEGNVVWETDSYGGWVYLSSDGSTIVTSEGDGTLHAVDAETGDEQWTASLGFWGAEDVSVSDNGDRVLVADRGNGEIAVVDSGNLIWENSYDIGPAIGAISGDGSTWSISVQDNDNQSGEVEIYRDES, encoded by the coding sequence ATGGAAATCGCGGATAGTATCCCGGGCATGAAGCCGAACAAAACCGGGAGAAATGTCGCAGTGGGGAGTGGGTACCTAATCTTGGGATTATTTGCGCTTGTCTTCTTCCCGATCGTGCTTGGCATCATCGTCGGCACGAATTGGCGGGGAACAGCTAATAAGCTAACAGCACTACCAGGGATAGCCGCCGGCGGTGGAGTGAAAGCAGGTGCCGTTGCAGGTGTGTATGGACTCGTAATCTGGGGTCTGCTCATGGCTGGTGGTGGGGGTGAAGAGACACAATCCTCGGCAGATAGCGCTGAAGCCAGTGGCGAAGAGTCAGGCGACTATACCGTCGTTGTGACGGTCGTCGATGAGAATAGCGACCCGATCGAAAATGCCGATGTAGAGTTCGTCCATGACGATGCGATAATCTTCGACACTCGTGACGATCAGCAGACGAACGAGGACGGCCAAGCAACGTTCGAGACAGAAGGCGGATCGATTACAGTCAATGCTGAGTCCGACGGCTACGAAAGCGGAAGTACAGATGTGACGATCGAAAGCGATGATGAAGTGACTATCACACTCGAGTCGGAACCCACAGAAGCCGACGACAGTTCTGATGACGACTCGAGTTCGGGCATCGAGCAGCGGGCTAGCGAGACATATAGCACCTCTGGCCTCGTTACAGGCCTCTCACCCGACGGTGAGACCGTCCTCTTCGGATTCGGTGACGGGAACGTAATGGTATACGACGAGCAGAGAGACGGCGACGTCATCAATCTCGGAGCTGACCGCAGTGTCTCTCATCTCCAAGTATCTGAAGACGGAACCACAGGTACCGTTGGCTGGATGGATGCTGATATGTACGGCTCACTCGACCTAACCGAGGACGACGGGCCGGCTCTCCAGCACCCCGAATTATGGGATCTCGATGCCACTGCAGATGGGACAACGATTGCGTCTGTTTCCTCACCAATCACTGGTCCCGGCACTGTTGCTGCTTCAGCGAATGGTGAGATCCAGTGGGAAACAGACCTGAGCGAATCTGTCGGACAGACTGTTGCTATCACAGATGAGGGAGACTACGTGGCTGTCGGTGCCGGTCGTTATTCAGGTGATGATATCGAGCGCTATGGATCCGCTGGCGTCAAACTCTACGACAGCACTGGCGCCGAGCAATGGACTCACGAAACTGACGAAGATGTGATTTCGGTCAACATCGACAGCGAGCGTGAGTTGGTTGTCGCCGGAACTGACGATGGCAAGACGATCGTTCTTGATCTCGAGGGCAACGTCGTCTGGGAAACTGATTCGTATGGTGGCTGGGTCTACCTCTCGTCGGATGGCAGCACGATTGTCACGTCAGAAGGGGATGGAACCCTCCACGCTGTTGACGCTGAAACCGGCGATGAACAATGGACAGCATCGCTTGGTTTCTGGGGTGCTGAGGATGTAAGCGTCAGCGACAACGGAGACCGTGTGCTCGTTGCAGATCGAGGCAACGGCGAGATAGCCGTTGTCGACAGTGGTAACCTTATCTGGGAGAATTCATACGATATCGGTCCGGCTATTGGAGCGATCTCTGGAGACGGTTCGACTTGGAGTATCAGCGTCCAAGATAACGACAATCAGTCCGGGGAGGTCGAGATTTACAGAGACGAGTCGTAG
- a CDS encoding transcriptional regulator FilR1 domain-containing protein: METADRFRTLLPAVDLPAMTVARDCVVEADSQHEIVVRKRLARTVLDRRGYRKLVEEMLASGNCELSVSEREISPEAVHENKSVMSRETKCTACRPVLGEMRLEWFEGRPSS; the protein is encoded by the coding sequence ATGGAGACCGCGGATCGGTTCCGAACGCTGCTCCCGGCGGTAGATCTCCCGGCGATGACAGTCGCTCGCGACTGTGTCGTCGAGGCGGACAGCCAGCACGAGATCGTCGTGAGAAAGCGCCTCGCGCGGACGGTCTTGGACCGCCGGGGCTACCGCAAACTGGTCGAGGAGATGCTCGCGTCGGGCAACTGTGAGCTGTCCGTCTCTGAGCGAGAGATCTCCCCCGAGGCGGTTCACGAGAATAAGTCTGTGATGAGTCGAGAAACCAAATGTACGGCGTGTCGACCGGTTCTCGGTGAGATGCGGCTGGAGTGGTTTGAGGGCCGACCCAGCAGTTAG
- a CDS encoding FGGY-family carbohydrate kinase translates to MHPEMSDILIGIDAGTTAIKTAAFETDGTELVHSSRENPVTKPNPDWAEQDMDLLWAHTTETIKETVRSIPESSKIAAVAVTGQGGGCWLVDEEGSPVRNAIIWNDGRASDIVNNWRKNNIYDDLFERFGYGVFSGLALPILKWIENNEPETLKTANTLLGCKDWIRYNLTGELASEPTELSLINYDPVTEEFVSKLPKGITLPSLEDLLPSIKSPTAIAGKVTPSAAAKTELPEGTPVVTGVVDVAASAFGSGALTPGDCSVVAGTTLQIQNILQSPNKSPPPVGYTLALGINGMGLRAMGAMTGTPNLDWVRKTIAGGESFETVESLARSAPIGSEGVIYHPYLSTAGEKAPFVDPNARAGFTGLNPSHDRSHLLRAVYEGLSLSLRDCSEKLPDKTNQIRLCGGGARSTLLCETFADCLNTEVIIPAGIEMGAKGAAILAATANGFYENIEIAASEMIGIDKIYRPNSGHTHQYDALYETYTEITAALEKPWQQRASMVSNWESLSSE, encoded by the coding sequence GTGCATCCAGAAATGAGTGATATTTTAATAGGTATCGATGCTGGCACAACCGCTATCAAAACAGCAGCTTTCGAAACTGATGGGACAGAACTTGTCCATAGCTCTCGAGAGAATCCCGTTACAAAACCAAATCCAGATTGGGCCGAGCAAGATATGGATTTGTTATGGGCACATACAACTGAAACGATCAAAGAAACAGTTAGGTCAATTCCAGAAAGTAGTAAAATCGCCGCAGTTGCTGTGACTGGACAGGGAGGGGGATGTTGGCTTGTCGACGAGGAAGGAAGTCCAGTTCGAAACGCAATCATTTGGAACGACGGAAGAGCGTCAGATATAGTCAATAACTGGAGGAAGAATAACATATATGATGACTTATTTGAGCGATTTGGCTACGGTGTCTTCTCTGGATTGGCTCTTCCGATATTAAAGTGGATTGAAAATAATGAACCGGAGACGCTCAAAACAGCTAATACCTTACTGGGATGCAAAGACTGGATCCGATATAATCTGACCGGTGAGCTAGCAAGTGAACCAACCGAATTATCACTTATTAACTATGATCCGGTTACTGAGGAGTTTGTTTCCAAACTACCGAAAGGTATCACTCTACCATCTCTTGAAGACCTTTTACCATCGATCAAATCACCGACTGCGATCGCAGGAAAAGTAACACCCAGTGCAGCAGCGAAGACAGAACTTCCAGAGGGGACACCAGTGGTCACCGGTGTCGTTGATGTTGCTGCTTCAGCCTTCGGAAGTGGCGCACTCACACCAGGAGATTGTTCTGTAGTTGCCGGAACGACCCTTCAGATACAGAACATTCTCCAATCCCCGAACAAAAGTCCTCCACCAGTTGGATATACACTCGCACTTGGTATTAATGGAATGGGCCTTCGGGCAATGGGAGCAATGACTGGTACGCCAAATCTCGATTGGGTACGTAAAACAATCGCAGGAGGTGAATCCTTCGAAACCGTCGAATCACTCGCTCGCTCCGCACCTATTGGGTCCGAAGGGGTAATCTATCATCCGTATCTAAGTACTGCCGGTGAGAAAGCACCGTTCGTTGACCCAAATGCAAGAGCTGGGTTTACTGGTCTGAATCCATCTCATGATCGCTCTCATCTTCTAAGAGCTGTCTATGAAGGTCTCTCACTATCACTACGGGATTGTTCTGAAAAGCTACCCGATAAGACAAATCAAATAAGGTTATGTGGTGGTGGGGCACGATCAACCCTGCTGTGTGAAACATTCGCAGATTGTCTTAATACAGAAGTTATCATACCAGCAGGAATAGAAATGGGTGCAAAGGGAGCTGCAATATTAGCTGCGACTGCTAATGGGTTCTATGAAAATATTGAAATTGCAGCTAGCGAAATGATTGGAATAGACAAGATCTATCGCCCTAATTCCGGTCATACACATCAATATGATGCTCTCTATGAGACATATACTGAAATAACAGCTGCTCTGGAAAAACCATGGCAGCAACGAGCTTCCATGGTATCTAATTGGGAGTCTCTATCCAGTGAATAA